Proteins encoded within one genomic window of Tabrizicola piscis:
- the trpS gene encoding tryptophan--tRNA ligase, with the protein MSSASPATEAPKAYKPRIFSGIQPSGGLTLGNYLGALKRFVEKQDEGIETIYCLVDLHAITVWQDPEKLRQQTREGAAAFIAAGIDPARSILFNQSQVSAHAELAWIFNCVARLGWMNRMTQFKDKTAGKNAEAASLGLYAYPSLMAADIMAYHATMVPVGEDQKQHLELTRDIAIKFNNDYGGDYFPVVEPLIEGAATRVMSLRDGTKKMSKSDPSDQSRINLTDSADIIAAKIRKAKTDPEPLPETVEGLKDRPEARNLVNIYAALSGHTVDQVIRDYAGAQFGTFKPALADLAVAKLSPITTEMNRLMADPAEIDRILGRGADRAEAIARPIVDRTKDVVGMIRSRSM; encoded by the coding sequence ATGTCTTCCGCATCCCCGGCCACCGAGGCGCCAAAAGCCTACAAACCCCGCATCTTCTCGGGCATCCAGCCCTCGGGCGGGCTGACGCTGGGCAACTACCTTGGCGCGCTGAAACGCTTTGTCGAAAAGCAGGATGAGGGGATCGAAACGATCTACTGCCTTGTCGATCTGCACGCGATCACCGTCTGGCAGGACCCCGAAAAGCTGCGCCAGCAGACGCGTGAGGGTGCGGCCGCCTTCATCGCCGCCGGGATCGACCCCGCGCGGTCGATCCTGTTCAACCAGTCGCAGGTTTCGGCCCATGCGGAACTGGCCTGGATCTTCAACTGCGTCGCCCGGCTGGGCTGGATGAACCGGATGACCCAGTTCAAGGACAAGACCGCCGGCAAGAACGCCGAGGCCGCGTCGCTGGGCCTTTACGCCTATCCGTCGCTGATGGCGGCTGACATCATGGCCTATCACGCCACGATGGTTCCGGTGGGCGAAGACCAGAAGCAGCATCTGGAACTGACGCGCGACATCGCGATCAAGTTCAACAATGACTACGGCGGGGATTACTTCCCCGTCGTCGAACCCCTGATCGAAGGGGCCGCGACCCGGGTGATGAGCTTGCGGGACGGCACCAAGAAGATGTCGAAATCCGACCCTTCAGACCAAAGCCGCATCAACCTGACTGACAGCGCCGACATCATCGCCGCCAAGATCCGCAAGGCCAAGACCGATCCGGAGCCTTTGCCGGAAACCGTCGAAGGTCTGAAAGACCGCCCCGAGGCGCGCAATCTGGTGAACATCTACGCGGCGCTGTCCGGCCACACGGTCGATCAGGTGATCCGCGACTATGCCGGTGCACAGTTCGGAACGTTCAAACCCGCGCTGGCCGATCTCGCCGTGGCCAAGCTGTCGCCGATCACGACCGAGATGAACCGCCTGATGGCCGACCCGGCCGAGATTGACCGCATCCTAGGCCGCGGCGCAGACCGCGCCGAAGCCATCGCCCGCCCGATCGTTGACCGCACCAAGGACGTCGTCGGAATGATCCGCTCCCGCTCGATGTAA
- a CDS encoding rhomboid family intramembrane serine protease has protein sequence MQPDLNAAPINPLPMIVWVLALPIVAMEVVLALAEAGLVGGAGGIGWRLQAVERFGMFPELLRRQVETGGHPYEDLVRLVAYPLVHGSFTHALFAVVILLALGKMVGEIFRWWGVVVVFLGPAIAGGLVYGLVIPDLRAPLIGAYPAVYGLIGAFTFLLWTNLARRGANKYRAFSLIGALLFFQLVFGVLFGGTWDWVADVTGFVAGFLLSFVVSPGGWARVVDMIRQR, from the coding sequence ATGCAGCCAGATCTGAATGCGGCACCGATCAATCCGTTGCCGATGATTGTTTGGGTGCTGGCCCTGCCCATCGTCGCGATGGAGGTGGTGTTGGCCCTGGCCGAAGCGGGGCTGGTGGGCGGCGCGGGTGGCATCGGCTGGAGGCTGCAGGCGGTGGAGCGGTTCGGGATGTTCCCGGAACTGCTGCGGCGGCAGGTGGAGACGGGGGGGCACCCCTATGAAGACCTCGTGCGGCTGGTGGCCTATCCCTTGGTCCATGGCAGCTTTACCCATGCGCTGTTCGCGGTCGTGATCCTGCTCGCCTTGGGCAAGATGGTGGGCGAGATCTTCCGTTGGTGGGGCGTGGTGGTGGTCTTCCTTGGCCCGGCCATTGCCGGTGGGCTGGTCTACGGCCTCGTGATCCCGGACCTGCGCGCGCCATTGATCGGGGCCTATCCGGCGGTCTACGGGCTGATCGGGGCGTTCACCTTCCTGCTCTGGACCAACCTCGCGCGGAGGGGGGCGAACAAGTACCGGGCGTTCAGCCTGATCGGGGCGCTGCTGTTCTTCCAGCTGGTGTTTGGCGTCCTGTTTGGCGGGACATGGGACTGGGTGGCCGACGTGACAGGCTTTGTCGCCGGGTTCCTGTTGTCCTTTGTCGTCAGCCCGGGCGGTTGGGCCCGGGTTGTGGACATGATCCGTCAGCGCTGA
- the murJ gene encoding murein biosynthesis integral membrane protein MurJ, with the protein MKPVRIIKGFLTVGFWTLISRFAGLVRDIFLAKYLGDGPVAQAFVIAQSLPNMFRRFFAEGAFNFAFIPMFAKKVEAGENAEAFARDAFWGMAALLTVFSVLAILGMPLLVIMMASGFVGDERFDLAVTLGQIAFPYILFISLTALLSGMLNAAGRFVITSVVTILLSATMIVGMILANRMGWDIGRTLAWSVTLSGVLQLLVTWVAVRHLGYRLPFRWPVLTPELKRLAIIAAPAVLAGGVVQINLIVGRQVASLTEGAVVWLYNADRIYQLPLGVVGIAIGIVLLPDLSRRLRAGDAEGSRASFNRGTEFALLLTIPAAVALVVIAYPIISVLFQRGAYGAEATDNTAIALAAYGMGLPAFVLHKVLQPLYYAREDTRSPFRFAVWSMVVNAVLALGLMPLIGFMAAAIATSVSAWVMVWQLWRGSRAMGDAARFDDRFRYRLPRIIIAALLMGLVLWGLSHLLAGPLNSRGIRAVVLLGMILTAMAVYFGTVMAIGGMSWVELRSALRRQR; encoded by the coding sequence ATGAAACCCGTCCGTATCATCAAGGGCTTTCTGACTGTCGGATTCTGGACGCTGATCAGCCGCTTCGCCGGGCTGGTGCGCGACATCTTCCTTGCCAAGTATCTTGGCGACGGTCCGGTGGCGCAGGCCTTTGTGATCGCGCAATCCCTGCCCAACATGTTCCGCCGCTTCTTCGCCGAAGGGGCGTTCAACTTCGCCTTCATCCCGATGTTCGCCAAGAAGGTCGAGGCAGGTGAAAACGCCGAAGCCTTTGCCCGTGATGCCTTCTGGGGCATGGCGGCCCTGCTGACCGTGTTCTCGGTGCTGGCGATTCTGGGGATGCCGCTTCTGGTCATCATGATGGCCTCGGGCTTTGTCGGTGACGAACGCTTTGATCTTGCCGTGACGCTGGGCCAGATCGCCTTTCCCTACATCCTGTTCATCTCGCTGACCGCCCTGTTGTCCGGGATGCTGAACGCGGCGGGGCGGTTCGTCATCACCTCGGTCGTGACAATCCTGTTGTCGGCCACCATGATCGTCGGCATGATCTTGGCCAACCGGATGGGCTGGGACATCGGCCGCACGCTGGCCTGGTCGGTCACCTTGTCGGGCGTATTGCAGTTGCTGGTCACCTGGGTTGCCGTGCGCCACCTAGGCTACCGCCTGCCGTTCCGCTGGCCCGTCCTGACGCCGGAGCTGAAACGCCTGGCCATCATCGCAGCACCGGCCGTGCTGGCAGGCGGGGTGGTGCAGATCAACCTGATCGTTGGTCGCCAAGTCGCCAGCCTGACAGAAGGCGCGGTGGTCTGGCTGTACAACGCCGATCGCATCTACCAACTGCCGCTTGGTGTCGTGGGGATCGCCATCGGGATCGTCCTGCTGCCCGATCTGTCAAGGCGCCTGCGGGCGGGCGATGCCGAAGGCTCGCGCGCAAGCTTCAACCGGGGGACAGAGTTTGCCCTCCTCCTCACCATTCCTGCCGCCGTGGCGCTGGTGGTGATTGCCTATCCGATCATCTCGGTCCTGTTCCAGCGCGGCGCTTACGGGGCAGAGGCGACGGACAATACCGCCATTGCGCTGGCGGCTTACGGCATGGGTCTGCCGGCCTTCGTGCTGCACAAGGTGCTGCAGCCGCTTTACTACGCGCGTGAGGATACACGGTCCCCCTTCCGCTTTGCCGTCTGGTCGATGGTGGTGAACGCCGTCCTTGCCCTTGGGCTGATGCCGCTCATCGGCTTCATGGCCGCGGCCATCGCGACATCGGTGTCGGCCTGGGTGATGGTCTGGCAGCTTTGGCGCGGAAGCCGCGCGATGGGCGATGCCGCGCGGTTTGATGACCGGTTCCGCTATCGCCTGCCACGGATCATCATCGCTGCCCTTTTGATGGGGCTGGTCCTTTGGGGGCTGTCCCATCTGCTTGCCGGGCCGCTGAACAGCCGGGGGATACGGGCCGTGGTGCTTCTGGGCATGATCCTTACGGCGATGGCCGTCTACTTTGGCACCGTGATGGCCATCGGCGGCATGAGCTGGGTCGAGCTGCGCAGCGCGCTGCGGCGTCAGCGCTGA